The Planctellipticum variicoloris DNA window ATCGCCAGCGGGAGCGACTTCGTCTTCGTGGCCGAGACCGCGGGCTCCGTGCGGGGAGCGGTCCCGGCCGCGGGATGAGTTTCCTCGGCGTCGCCACCCTCCTCGACCCCTGACGGGGCATGGCGTTTCGGAGCATTGGCTTCGCGATAGCCCGCGATGAACTGCATCCCCAGGAAGCGGAAGATGTAGTCAACCACGCTCTTGGCGTTCGGAATATCCGGGTTCTGCGTCCAGCCGGACGGCTCGAACCGCATGTGCGAGAATTTCTCGACGAGCACCTGCAGCGGCACGCCGTACTGCAGACACATCGACGTCTCGGTGCCGATGACATCCATCAGGCCGCCAATCGTGCTCCCTTCCTTCGCCATGCTGATAAACAGCTCGCCCGGAGCACCATCTTCGAACAGCCCGACGGTGATGTAGCCGTCGTGACCGCCCACCGAGAACTTGTGAGTGATCGAATTTCGCGTAGCAGGCAGGCGACGACGCAACGGCTGGCCCGGCTGAGCCTTCTTGCCGCCGCTGGAGTCCTTCGACGTATTGAGGGGCTGACTCTGCTTGGAGCCGTCGCGATAGATCGCAAGGGCCTTCAGCCCCAGCCGCCAGCCTTCGTGGTACGCCTTCTGGATGTCTTCGACCGTCGAGTCGGCCGGCATGTTGACCGTCTTCGAGATCGCTCCCGAAAGGAACGGCTGAGCCGCCGCCATCATCTTGATGTGGGCCTTCCAGTGGATCGTCCGCTGCCCGCCCGCCGCCTTGAACGCACAGTCGAAGACCGGCAGGTGCTCGCTGGCCAGCCCCGGCGCCCCTTCGATCATCCCCTTCTCTTCGATCGACTTGATGATCGCATCGGTCGTCGGCACATCGTAACCCAGCGACTTCAGAGCCATCGGCACCGTCCGGTTGACGATCTTCATCATCCCTCCGCCGGCAAGCTGCTTGTACTTCACAAGGGCGATGTCCGGCTCGATGCCCGTCGTATCGCAATCCATCATGAAGGCGATCGTCCCGGTCGGCGCCAGCACCGTCGCCTGCGCGTTGCGATAACCATACTGACGCCCCATATCGACGCATTCGTCCCAGACCTGCCCCGCCGACTCGCGCAGATAATCCGGGCAGGAGTAGTCGATCCGGTCGACCGCGTCGCGGTGCATCCGCATCACGCGGAGCATCGCATCCGCGTTCGGCGGGTAGCCCTCGAAGGGACCCATGTGGGCCGCGATCCGCGACGACGTCGTGTAGGCCTGGCCGGTCATGATCGCAGTGATCGCACCGCAGATCCCCCGACCCGAATCGCTGTCGTAGGGAATGCCCATCGACATCAGCAGACTGCCGATGTTCGCAAACCCCAGCCCCAGCGGCCGATACATATGGCTGTTGGTCGCAATATCCGGCGTCGGATAGCTGGCGTGATCGACCAGAATCTCCTGAGCCGTGAAGAAGATCGCGACGGCCTTGCGGAAGCGGTCGACGTCGAACTGGCCGTCCGCCCGCTGGTACTTCCGCAGGTTCAGGCTCGCCAGGTTGCACGCCGTATCGTCGAGGAACATGTATTCCGAGCATGGATTCGAGGCATTGATCCGGCCGGAATTCGGGCACGTGTGCCAGCGATTGATCGTCGTGTCGTACTGGACCCCGGGGTCGCCGCAGAACCAGGCGCTCTCGGCCATCTTGTGCAGCAGTTCGCGGGCGTCGTACTGCGGCCCGAACCGGTTCGGATCGGTCACCCAGCGCGTCTTCCAGGGCTTCCCCTCTTCGACCGCCCGCATGAACTCGTCGCTGAGGCGAACCGACAGGTTCGCGTTCTGGAACATGATCGAGCTGTAGGCTTCGCCGTTGAAGTTCGAGTCGTATTCGCCCGACTCAATCAGCGTGTGAGCCTTCTTCTCTTCTTTCGATTTGCACTCGATGAATTCGAGAATGTCCGGATGCCAGTCCTTCAGCGACTGCATCTTGGCCGCCCGGCGGGTCTTGCCGCCCGACTTGACCACTGCGGCAATCTGATCGTAGACCCGCATGAACGAGAGGGGACCGGATGGCGTTCCGCCGCCCGACAGCTTCTCCTTGGAACTGCGGATGCTGGAAAGGTCGGTCCCGGTGCCGGAGCCGAACTTGAACAGCATGGCCTCGCTGGTCGCGAGACGCATGATGTCTTCCATGTTGTCGTCGACCGCCTGGATGAAACAGGCGGAGGCCTGAGGCACCTCGTAGGAACTGTCCGGACGCTCGACCTCGCGGGATTTCACATTCCAGTGATAGTTCCCGCGGCTCCCCTTCACGCCGTACTGATGGAACAGTCCGACGTTGAACCAGACCGGAGAATTGAACGACCCGTACTGATGCAGGCAGAGCCAGGCCAGATCCTTGTAGAAGTTCTCGCCGTCCTCGACGCTGGCAAAGTACCCGTCGGCGATCCCCCAGTCGGCGATCGTCCGCGCCACGCGATGGATCACCTGGCGGACGCTGCGCTCCCGTTCCGCCGTCCCGTGCTCGCCGTAAAAATACTTGCTGACGACCACGTTCGTCGCGAGCCCGCTCCACTGCACGGGGATTTCGCAGTCCGTCTGCTCGAACAGAACCTTGCCGTTCTCGTCTTTAATGGCCGCCGTCCGCCGATCCCACTCGACCGTATCGAATGGATCTTGATTCGGGGGACAGAAGTTCGGGTCGACGCTCATCGGCCGCAACTCCGGAAGATTGCGGTGACTGTGGCCGTTCGCCTGATGCCCGTTCGCAACCGCGACCGGGGAATCAGAGGGGGACATTCCTTTGGACTGGTGCATCATGCACTCCTGGATTCCGTGCGGGCAGAGAAAACGGACCGCCTCATAGCAGTCCACGGTACGTGCAGAGTCGCCTGATGGCGAAACTTGGGGGCTTTGCGAAGAGTGTGTGGCTGGCGGAAGACACAACCAGTAGGGCCGACGTGTCTGCAAAGCCCTAGATATAGTGAATCGGCAACGCGTCCCCACTATAAGCCCCCAATCTGGATTGTCAAGAATTGCTCACACAAACTCTGGGGGGCCGACCCGCAAGGTCCCCCATAACTTGCGTTCCGGCGAGAACTTACCGACTTTGAAAAAAGTGCGCCAGCCGACCGCCGTTCGAGCGTCAGACCAGTGCTGCCCGGCCTCGATCAACCGCCATCCGACCAGCGCAGATTTCGTGATTGCGTCTCAACGGTTTATGCTGAAACAAGTTACGGCATTGTGAGCCGCCGTGTCAGACTTGCGAAACAACGCCGCGACGCTACTGTGACTGCGCCCCCAGCGCGGGCCTCGCCTTCTCCCCTCGAATCCGAAGACGCCAAACATGCTCCGGACCCAGATCCTGACGGTGCTGCTGCTGACAATCTCCAATGTTTTCATGACGTTCGCCTGGTACGGACACCTGAAGTTCAAGCAGTCCCCCCTCTGGCTGGCGATCCTCGCAAGCTGGCTGATCGCCCTTTTCGAATACTGCTTCCAGGTCCCTGCTAACCGGATCGGCTCCGGCGTCCTGACCGCCGTCCAGCTCAAGGTCCTGCAGGAAGTCATTACCTTGATTGTGTTTGGCGTCGTAGCCGTGACCTATCTCGGCGAATCCATCCGCTGGAACCACATTCTCGCCTTCGGACTGATCGCAGTCGCCGTCTTTCTGGTGCAGAGCGATCGCAAGCCCGCCGACGGGAATGACGTCCATCGGACGACGACCGCGGAAAGACCTATTGACCCCGTCGCCGGTTGACGAATACTGTCACTGGAGTTGTGCAGTCCTCTTTTCGGTGGGACTTGGTCGTCATGTTTCGCAGCCTGCTGCATCTGATCTGCTCGGCGTGGATTGCGGCGGTCCTGATGGTCTCGCCGGCCCTCGCCGCGTTGGACTGCGGATGTTGCCAGCCGACAGCCAAAGTTGCGACGCACGCCGGCAGTTGCGAGCATTGTCAGCCGCCGCAGCGCCCCGACTGCTGCGAGCCCCCCGCAGGTCCGACATCGGATCCCTGCCATGAGTGCCCCAAGTGCCAGCTCCGCCAGGGCTCCGTCCCCGCCACTGCAGGATCCGAGCGGGTTGTCAGCAGCGATGCGCCGCTGTTGGTCGTCGCACGGATCGAATTGCCGGCCCGGCCGATCATTTGCCATGCCAGCCTCGCCTCCCTTTCCGAAGCGGGGCATTCTCCGCCACCCACGCTGATGGTGCTCAACTGCCGCTGGCAGAAATGAGTCCTCGCCCGGGCAGCGCTGCGTGCAGGATCTGACGATCTCTGCGCCTCTTCTGCTGCTCAATCCACGCTCGCCGGCGCTGTTCTGCGCCTGCGATTCCCGTTTTGCGTGTGTTTCTGGCAAAGGAACTTCCATCATGCTAGCCAAACTTCTGACCTTTGTGACTCTCACCGCTCTGTCCGGATTCGGACTCGTGATGACCGTCTCCGGGACCGGTGCGAAAGCCGCCACGGCCCAGGGCTGCTGCTCCAGTAACGCTTGTGGATTGTGTGAGAACTGCACCTGCGCCTGTGTCGACGGCTGCCGGTGCTGCGAAGGCGAACCTTGCCTCTGCGGAGACGCCTGCACCTGCAAGTGCTGCGACCTCACCGCGAAGTTTGCTGCGACGACAGCAACCTCGGCTGGAAAGCCGGCCTGCTGTGCCGCGGACGGAAAGTGTTCCGTTGATCTGCGGGCGATTCTCGCGAAGTCGTCGACCACGACGGCATCGGTCGCCAGAGCTGCCGGAGCGTGCTGCTCCGACAACGCTTGCGGCTTGTGCGAGACCTGCGCCTGTGACTGCGTCGCGG harbors:
- a CDS encoding vitamin B12-dependent ribonucleotide reductase — protein: MSVDPNFCPPNQDPFDTVEWDRRTAAIKDENGKVLFEQTDCEIPVQWSGLATNVVVSKYFYGEHGTAERERSVRQVIHRVARTIADWGIADGYFASVEDGENFYKDLAWLCLHQYGSFNSPVWFNVGLFHQYGVKGSRGNYHWNVKSREVERPDSSYEVPQASACFIQAVDDNMEDIMRLATSEAMLFKFGSGTGTDLSSIRSSKEKLSGGGTPSGPLSFMRVYDQIAAVVKSGGKTRRAAKMQSLKDWHPDILEFIECKSKEEKKAHTLIESGEYDSNFNGEAYSSIMFQNANLSVRLSDEFMRAVEEGKPWKTRWVTDPNRFGPQYDARELLHKMAESAWFCGDPGVQYDTTINRWHTCPNSGRINASNPCSEYMFLDDTACNLASLNLRKYQRADGQFDVDRFRKAVAIFFTAQEILVDHASYPTPDIATNSHMYRPLGLGFANIGSLLMSMGIPYDSDSGRGICGAITAIMTGQAYTTSSRIAAHMGPFEGYPPNADAMLRVMRMHRDAVDRIDYSCPDYLRESAGQVWDECVDMGRQYGYRNAQATVLAPTGTIAFMMDCDTTGIEPDIALVKYKQLAGGGMMKIVNRTVPMALKSLGYDVPTTDAIIKSIEEKGMIEGAPGLASEHLPVFDCAFKAAGGQRTIHWKAHIKMMAAAQPFLSGAISKTVNMPADSTVEDIQKAYHEGWRLGLKALAIYRDGSKQSQPLNTSKDSSGGKKAQPGQPLRRRLPATRNSITHKFSVGGHDGYITVGLFEDGAPGELFISMAKEGSTIGGLMDVIGTETSMCLQYGVPLQVLVEKFSHMRFEPSGWTQNPDIPNAKSVVDYIFRFLGMQFIAGYREANAPKRHAPSGVEEGGDAEETHPAAGTAPRTEPAVSATKTKSLPLAIANRLQSSTTASANSAAAVELANQLLSQQFSKFQSDAPACSNCGAITVRNGACYLCHNCGTSQGCS